A region from the Salvia splendens isolate huo1 chromosome 15, SspV2, whole genome shotgun sequence genome encodes:
- the LOC121768776 gene encoding uncharacterized protein LOC121768776 isoform X1, which translates to MTQSQTANYSAAEDWSESLKSLLDAADKMEILENKDDYPSFSIGFDTSQDVDARQPETEPQPEIDNAAHDEEGDALEYELREPADLFFSGDDVVSHDGERDDTADLGGCGLDLVAAGDIEREFADIEPLANVQVGTVVNEENAIDVASAIARDVVSEHDAVDVAVCSAVEAVLELGDAAFETQIDTQGDSDSLPGEESVQHQRVSAHHGLKKRGIVTNSFLRHLTCGRIMLFTLTRLWSY; encoded by the exons ATGACGCAGTCGCAGACTGCCAATTATAGTGCAGCGGAAGACTGGTCAGAGTCCTTGAAATCTCTGTTGGACGCGGCAGATAAAATGGAAATTCTAGAAAACAAGGACGATTACCCCAGCTTCAGCATTGGGTTCGATACCAGCCAG GATGTTGACGCTAGACAACCTGAAACAGAACCTCAACCTGAGATAGACAATGCAGCACATGATGAAGAG GGCGATGCGTTGGAGTACGAGCTTAGGGAGCCAGCTGACCTTTTTTTCAGTGGGGATGATGTGGTATCCCATGACGGGGAGAGAGATGACACTGCTGATTTGGGAGGTTGCGGACTGGATTTGGTTGCTGCCGGTGACATTGAAAGAGAGTTTGCTGACATAGAGCCTTTGGCTAATGTGCAAGTAGGAACGGTTGTGAATGAGGAGAATGCAATCGACGTGGCTAGTGCTATTGCGCGTGATGTTGTGTCGGAG CACGACGCCGTAGACGTAGCCGTTTGCTCTGCCGTGGAAGCAGTCCTGGAGCTAGGTGATGCTGCTTTCGAAACACAAATAGATACG CAAGGAGACTCAGACTCCCTACCGGGAGAAGAGAGTGTGCAGCATCAACGCGTATCAGCCCACCATGGACTCAAGAAGAGAGGGATTGTTACCAATTCCTTCTTGCGACACCTTACATGTGGAC GGATCATGTTATTTACGCTGACGAGGTTGTGGAGTTACTAA
- the LOC121768776 gene encoding uncharacterized protein LOC121768776 isoform X2 — protein sequence MTQSQTANYSAAEDWSESLKSLLDAADKMEILENKDDYPSFSIGFDTSQDVDARQPETEPQPEIDNAAHDEEGDALEYELREPADLFFSGDDVVSHDGERDDTADLGGCGLDLVAAGDIEREFADIEPLANVQVGTVVNEENAIDVASAIARDVVSEHDAVDVAVCSAVEAVLELEMNCE from the exons ATGACGCAGTCGCAGACTGCCAATTATAGTGCAGCGGAAGACTGGTCAGAGTCCTTGAAATCTCTGTTGGACGCGGCAGATAAAATGGAAATTCTAGAAAACAAGGACGATTACCCCAGCTTCAGCATTGGGTTCGATACCAGCCAG GATGTTGACGCTAGACAACCTGAAACAGAACCTCAACCTGAGATAGACAATGCAGCACATGATGAAGAG GGCGATGCGTTGGAGTACGAGCTTAGGGAGCCAGCTGACCTTTTTTTCAGTGGGGATGATGTGGTATCCCATGACGGGGAGAGAGATGACACTGCTGATTTGGGAGGTTGCGGACTGGATTTGGTTGCTGCCGGTGACATTGAAAGAGAGTTTGCTGACATAGAGCCTTTGGCTAATGTGCAAGTAGGAACGGTTGTGAATGAGGAGAATGCAATCGACGTGGCTAGTGCTATTGCGCGTGATGTTGTGTCGGAG CACGACGCCGTAGACGTAGCCGTTTGCTCTGCCGTGGAAGCAGTCCTGGAGCTAG AGATGAATTGTGAATAG